The following nucleotide sequence is from Paenibacillus andongensis.
ACGAATACGCGAGCTCCTGCTTATCCATGGCGAACGTAGCCTCGTGCACTAGCACATCAGCACCTCGCGCCAAGTGCTGAGCCCCTCTGCAATAGCGCGTGTCACCAAGAATAACGACAATGCGTCCAGGTATCGGCGCTCCTAGAAAATCCGTCCCGTGAAGCGTACGACCATCCTCCAACTGGACGGATTGGCCTTGCTTCAACTTACCATAAATAGGTCCCGCCGGTATGCCGAGTTCCGTTAGTTTTTCCTGCATAAGCTTGCCAGGTTGATCTTTCTCTACGATCCTGAAACCAAAGCATTCGATACGATGTTCTAGCCGTGCCGTCTCTACTTGGAAGCTTTCGTCTTCGAAGATTAGACCTTCTTCCTCGATTTCCACGATCTGAAGCGTATATGTTAAATGAGCCCCGCTTACGGAGAGGGCTGTTTCAACAAAACTCTTAAGACCCCGCGGTCCATATAGCGTAAGAGGTGTATCCCCTCCCAAATAGGAACGACTCGTTAACAAGCCAGGTAAACCGTACAAGTGATCCCCGTGCAGATGCGTGATGAAAAGCATCTCCGTTCGTCCCAGTTTCACTGGAGAGTTTAGAATCTGCTGCTGCGTCCCTTCTCCACAGTCGAACAGCCAATAGGTTCCACGTTCATCCAGCAAATTTAAAGCTATTGAGGTGACATTTCGTTGTTTGGAAGGCATTCCCGCCCCCGTGCCCAAAAAATACAAGTCCACGATCTAAACTCCATTCTCTCTAAAATCACAATGCCAAAATGGAAAGCGAGGACGCCGACGAACTTTGTAGTCCGTACAAGCTGCCTCGCTTTATTCATAAACTTTCTATCCTACGTTGAAGTAACGAGCTTCCTTATGGGCAAATACGATCGCTGAAACAGATGCCTCCGGCTCCATCATGAACGATTCCGTCAGCTCAACGCCAATATCCTCTGGCTTCAGCAGGTTGAACAATTTCGCTTGGTCCTCGAGATTCGGACATGCCGGGTAACCGAAGGAGAATCGTTGTCCGACATATTTAGCCCCAAATCTCTCCTGCATCGTCATATCTACGCGATCGGCAATTCCCCATACATCTCGCATGATATGATGAATCCGCTCCGCAAATCCTTCAGCCATTTCCAGTGCCGTTGCTTGAAGAGCATGAGATTTCAAATAATCCCCTTTATCTCGCCATTCTTTAGCTAAATCATTAATATCATGCCCTGCCGTAACAAGTAAGAAACCGACGTAATCCATTTGCCCGCTTTCTACTGACTTCAGGTAGTCGGATAAGCAAAGGTATGGTTCTTTATCTTGACGCGGGAATGTGAAGGTTTCAAGCACTTTACTGTGATCCTGCGGGTCATACACGATGACATCGTTACCGCTGGATTGTGCTGGGAAGAAACGGTACATCCCATGGGCTTTGATAATCCCATTATGCTGAGCAGCATATAGTATTGAATCCACTGTATCCTTGAGCTGAAGGGCTTTCGTATCTTTGTCGCTAAGAAGCTGCTCAACTTTGCCTTTCAAACCAAGATGATGTCCGAGCAGCATCTGCATGTTGACATAAGGCATCAGATGACTAATCGGGTAATCTCTCATGATATGGCGATCTGTATCCTGCGGAACTTGCACAGGAAGATCCTTCGATACGGCAGACGAACTCACACGAGTGAGCTGCGGCAGTTTATCTTCCTTCTTGCCGGTATCCATCACATCGGACTCCAAGCTTTCTCTGAGTTCCTGAATGAGACGTTGGCGTTGTTCAGGGTCACTCAATCGATTGGCAATATCCAATCCGTCCATCGCATCCTTCGCATAAAGCACAACACCCTCATATTCAGGCTGAATACGCGTTTTGGTGAATTTGCGTGTTAGCGCAGCCCCGCCAACCAGAATCGGCACATCCACACCTGCCGTGCGTAAATCTTGAGCCGTAATCACCATTTGCTGAGCCGATTTCACAAGTAATCCAGATAAACCAATCGCATCCGGCAGCTCTCTACGATAGGCTTCGATGATTTGCTCTGGTGGTACTTTGATCCCGAGATTAATAATTTTATAGCCA
It contains:
- the rnz gene encoding ribonuclease Z, which codes for MDLYFLGTGAGMPSKQRNVTSIALNLLDERGTYWLFDCGEGTQQQILNSPVKLGRTEMLFITHLHGDHLYGLPGLLTSRSYLGGDTPLTLYGPRGLKSFVETALSVSGAHLTYTLQIVEIEEEGLIFEDESFQVETARLEHRIECFGFRIVEKDQPGKLMQEKLTELGIPAGPIYGKLKQGQSVQLEDGRTLHGTDFLGAPIPGRIVVILGDTRYCRGAQHLARGADVLVHEATFAMDKQELAYSFDHATSVDAARTAQEAGANALIMTHISSRYQGDAVLELLQEAQKIHSNSYIAKDFWSFEVPRKG